The Alistipes sp. ZOR0009 genome window below encodes:
- a CDS encoding MBOAT family O-acyltransferase: MQFLSFSFLALFTVCFILCYALKGRYRNALLLLASGVFVGWFHLPFLITAVVVALYTFFMGQWIEQRNNQRPVKTLYIVSIVGLIGGWLFFHYSSFSVGVIHSLLPFTNAGTLADKIIVPLGMSFYTFQAIGYLTDIYWQEYRAERNPVNFMLYMLFFMKFLSGPIERGDSMLEQLKNPKPFDYTNIVSGLKLIFLGLFKKLLIANYISPSTDMMFSSVHEISGVQLLMTCLLYPVVLYADFSGYTDIAVGGARMFGIELSPNFDRPFVSKSTSELWRRWHMSLSFWVRDYLYIPLTAATRSWREWGIYLSLIVTFVLLGVWHGAGWAFAFYGFIQGFLICCEMRFPHFSQRLQKMVGAPVASAFMMVKTYLLFAVSLIFFRLSSFSDALYFLRNISFEVEHSWKEMNIGMSDNTAIVAGIALVLVLVYEYLSSKKDLAGRFQRLPVWLRWGVYYLMVFLLLLHGKFGADNFIYLQF, from the coding sequence ATGCAGTTTCTTTCATTTAGCTTTCTGGCTTTATTTACCGTCTGCTTTATTCTTTGCTATGCACTAAAAGGACGTTATCGTAATGCCCTGCTGCTTTTGGCTAGCGGGGTATTTGTTGGCTGGTTCCATTTGCCTTTTCTAATAACGGCGGTGGTGGTGGCCTTGTACACCTTTTTTATGGGGCAGTGGATCGAGCAGCGAAACAATCAAAGGCCAGTAAAGACGCTATACATTGTAAGCATTGTTGGGCTTATTGGAGGATGGCTATTCTTCCACTACAGCTCGTTTTCGGTAGGGGTAATTCATTCCCTACTACCCTTTACCAACGCAGGGACCCTCGCCGATAAGATTATCGTTCCGCTGGGGATGTCCTTCTATACCTTTCAGGCCATTGGATATTTAACCGATATCTACTGGCAGGAGTATCGTGCCGAGCGCAATCCGGTTAACTTTATGCTGTATATGCTCTTCTTCATGAAGTTCCTTTCGGGACCAATTGAGCGGGGCGACTCGATGCTTGAACAGCTTAAAAATCCGAAGCCATTCGACTACACTAACATTGTATCGGGGCTAAAGCTCATCTTTCTGGGGCTATTCAAAAAGCTGCTTATTGCCAACTATATATCGCCATCTACCGACATGATGTTTAGCTCGGTGCACGAGATATCGGGGGTGCAGCTGCTGATGACCTGCCTGCTTTACCCCGTAGTTCTTTATGCCGACTTCTCGGGCTATACCGATATCGCTGTTGGTGGGGCACGTATGTTTGGCATTGAGCTATCGCCCAACTTCGACCGCCCGTTTGTATCCAAAAGTACATCGGAGCTGTGGCGTCGTTGGCATATGTCGCTTTCCTTTTGGGTGCGCGACTACCTTTACATCCCGTTAACGGCTGCTACCCGCAGCTGGCGAGAGTGGGGTATATACCTTAGCCTTATTGTAACGTTTGTTCTGCTGGGCGTGTGGCATGGTGCCGGTTGGGCTTTTGCCTTCTACGGCTTTATTCAAGGCTTTCTGATATGCTGTGAGATGCGCTTTCCGCACTTTAGCCAAAGGCTTCAAAAGATGGTAGGGGCGCCAGTGGCTTCGGCCTTTATGATGGTTAAAACCTACCTGCTATTTGCCGTTTCTTTGATATTCTTCCGGTTAAGTTCGTTCTCCGATGCGCTCTACTTTCTCCGTAACATCTCGTTCGAGGTGGAGCATTCGTGGAAGGAGATGAACATCGGTATGAGCGATAATACCGCCATTGTTGCTGGTATTGCTCTAGTGCTGGTGCTGGTATACGAATATCTCTCCTCTAAAAAGGATTTGGCTGGAAGATTTCAGCGTTTGCCCGTATGGTTGCGCTGGGGTGTTTACTACCTGATGGTCTTTTTGCTGCTGCTGCACGGTAAGTTTGGCGCCGACAACTTTATCTACTTACAATTTTAA